The genomic segment TGGCCTGTCCTTGCGGGTCGGTTTCCGCATTTGCGGAGACAGTCAGGCTTACCATGTTCCACTGATTTTACACGATGACTTAGGATCTGCCTATCCGCCGGGGGAATCATAGATTGCGTGGAGCGAATTGTGAGCGTTCCATCCATACCCTTTACCTTTTTGGTTCAAGCCTGTCAGCATCTTTGGCTTACTGGCGCTCACGACGTTTATCAGCAGTTCACATGTGTTATCCATATCATTTATTCCTGGCTCCCGCTCCGGTTTGATGCTTCCAGAGTTGACATCCCCTCACGGTTTTGTCTCCAGTCCTTGCGGACACGTTGCTCACGTTGTCCTCCAAGCTTCATACATCAGACACCAGCGGTGAAAGTGCATGTCGGAGTAGGAAACTGTCTGCAATAAGACAGGTTAAATTTGCTTGATTCTCGTTTAATGAGAATCAATAATTAACAATAAAATCAGAAATTTACATGTCGCAACACGATCAGCGCCGGGCTATACCCTTTTTAATGTATTCTACTTTTCCAGTAATCTGGCTTTCTATTCATTTGCATAACTGAAATAATAAGAATTTCTTCGTTTTCTTCGATTTGGTATATTACTCCGTATGGAAATCGTTTTAACAAACATCTTCTTGTATTTAAAGATAATTTCGACCATGCTTCTGGTAATTGGATAATTCTTTGGATAGTTGAATAAACTTCTTTTACGAATTCTTTACCAAGTCCTCTCTGGCATTCTTCATAATAATTTATCGCTTCGTTTAATTCAATTTTTGCAAGGGGATGAAAAGAATATTTCATCTTGATAGCCTCTCTTGAATTTCTTTAAATACTTCTTCTCCTGGTATGGTTTTAACTTTTCCGGTTTTTAATTCGTTGACTCTTCTTTCAGCTTCATCTGCCCATAATTCATCTATTTTTTTATGAGGTGGATTAAGACTATTAAGAAGTTTTTCAACTACTTCAATTTTTAATTCTAAAGGTAATGATTCCACAGTAAACAATAATTCATCAGTTGTTATCATATTATTCTTCCTTAATTTAAAGATGTTACATCCATAGAATTGATAATAATATTAGAATTGATAAAATAATGTATGTGTAATGTAATGCTTTGAAATAATAAAGCAGTGTTCCTTTCTTTTTTAAACCATAGCTTATGAATTTTTCTGATGATGAAAATTTACTTTCGATAAATCTTTTTGGAAGTAAGTATTTATCATCAGGAAATTTATTGATGTTAATTTCTTGATATAATCCTAATATTTCACGTAATTTTTCAATAACTGCAATCCACTCAAGAAATCTGCTGTATTCTCTTTCAAGATTTTTAATACCAATAAATGATAACACAATTACTATTATCGGTATTAATATTAGTGAAAACAATACTCCGATGCTGAGATTGTTATCTATGTTTAGTTTATCTGAATTTCTAATAAATGCAATAGATATCGTGATTAATGCAGAAGTAATTGTTGTAAAGAATCTTGCATTATTCCAGACATTAGTAACTGAGAATTTATCTTTCTCCGATGCTTCCTTGTAAAGAATCAGCAACATTTCTTTATTTTTTTAATATTGGTTCAGGTGGTTCAATGATATTGTTATTTTGTGCCATTTTATTCAAATATTTAAGGGGTATAACGTCTTCATCACCGGCAAAGTTGCGAATCGAGTTACGAGCGTAGCAAAAACTTTGTCCGTGTGAATGCACTGATTAGCTGTCTTGTTTCAAGTAAGCTCTTATGTTCATTTTAAATAGTTCTTGACTATACTGATATTTCTTTTCTTTTTCTTTAAATCTTTTATCAAATTCTTTTACCTTGTCTTGATCTAAATTAAATGCATCACTTTGCTTAATTTTCCATTTCTTATTTCCAAAGAATCCTGACTGAAGTTCAAGAACAAGTAATCCTAAAGGATATTCACCATCCATATTACTTACTTGGTAATCAATTCCATTCTTAAAGCCATGTTTACAGTAATTGTGTGGATCTCCGTAAATAATGATTGCTGGTACTCCCATATTTGCTGCTAATGCTTTTGTCTTTTCAATTAATGCTGTGCCAATACCTTTCCTTTGATAATTGGGGTGGACACATAGAGGTCCAAAAGATACAGCAGGGATTCTTTCTTCATCATTATTAATTAAATACGAGTGTGTGTACATGATGGAAGCAACTATTTTTCCATCTAGTTCTACTACATAATCAAGCTCACTGATAAAATCATTATGTTTCCGTAGTATGTGGCATAAATAGTGTTCATTACACCCAGGAACATATAAATTCCAAAAAGCTTCTCTTGTAAGCTCTTCAACCTGGGTGTAATCTCCCTTTGTTTCTAATCGTATGTTCATTTAGCGTTGTCTCCTGCTTCTGTTCAGCTAACGTCCCGCTTCAGGGGCGCAAAAGGGCGGGCGCAACCACCCCTGTTCAAAATCATTTCTTTTTGCTTCAAATATGATAACTATCGGTTTTTCCAGCATAGTTTTTCCCAATATGGATTTTTCGGAAAAAATATAATCGGGTGTTCCGCAGAGAACATCATCACAGGATATGCTCTTCTGAATCCAGAAAGAATATTTTGTATAATACTGTTTATATACTTCTCTCAGAATCATAATATGCAGTCTCGGGATGACCTGGATAAAGAACATCTTGCAGGCTTTATTTATAACTTTTCCATGTGTTTTAAAAGAACGGTTTCCAGAGATGGTTTACTATGGTCTTTATATTCATATTTTACCCTGATCGTTGGTTTAGCTATATTTAGAAGTTTTGGAAGATCAATGGGTGTGGCAAATAAAACAAGATCGCAGTCTGCATTATTAATGGTCTGTTCAAGATCCTTAACCTGGGTTTTGCTGTAGCCCATAGCAGGCAGTACGGATTTTACTCCTGGATATTTTTCATATGTCTTTTTTATGGTTCCAACAGCATATTTAACAGGCTCAACAATTTCACCTGCACAGTATAGTTTTGCTGCTATGGTTCCGGCTCCGTATGCCATATTGCCGTGGGTAAGGGTGGGGCCGTCTTCAACAATCAATACCCTTTTACCTTTGATTTTATCGCTGTTTTCTACGATTACATCTGATTTGGCAAGCACTATGTCAGCATCAGGAGCATGGGTTTTAATATTTTGTCTTACTATGTCCACATTTGACGGTTCTGCACTGTCAACCTTGTTTATTACTGCTATATCTGCCATAATCATATTGGTTTCGCCTGGATAATAGAGAAGCTCATGTCCAGGGCGGTGGGGGTCAAAGATTACAATATGAACGTCAGGATGATAAAAAGGCGTGTCGTTGTTTCCCCCGTCCCATACAATAACATCTGCTTCTTTTTCAGCAGAGCGGAGAATCTTTTCATAATCAATACCTGCATATACAACAATGCCTTGATCTACCAGGGGTTCATATTCCTCCCGTTCTTCTATTGTGCATTTATGCTTTTCAAAATCTTCATAAGAGGAAAATCTCTGCACTATTTGATCTCTTAAATCTCCATAAGGCATGGGATGGCGTATGGCGACAACCTTTTTACCCCAGGCTTTCATAATACTGCATATCTTCCTGGTTGTCTGGGATTTTCCGCATCCTGTTCTGACAGCACAGACTGCAACCACCGGCTTTATTGATCTGAGCATGGTATATGTTGCCCCAAGGAGAATAAAATCTGCTCCACCTGCCATAACAATTGAAGCTTTGTGCATAACGTCTGTATGAAGAATATCGCTGTAAGAAAAAGCAGCCATGTCGATCTGGAAATCGCGGATCAGGCCTGGAAGCTGTTCTTCTGCATAAATGGGAATGCCCTCTGGATAGTTTTTACCGCACAATTCAGGAGGATAAAGCCGTCCTTCAATATCTGGAATCTGGGCTGCTGTAAAACCCATGACCCTGTATCTTGGATTATTCCTGAAATAGACATTGAAATTATGAAAATCACGTCCTGCTGCACCCATAATAATAACTTTTTCAATCATGGTATTCCTTTCAATCTCCTTTTAAAATCTTTTATTGTTTAACTATGGGTTCAATCTGCTCCAAAGCCCAGTCAATGTCCTGTTTTTTTATGATCAAAGGCGGGGCAAACCGGATTATATTGTCATGGGTTTCCTTGCAGAGTATGCCTTTTTCCTTTAATTTCAGGCAGTAATTTCTTGCTCCTCCTGCATCAGGATAAAACTCCAGGCCGATCATCAGACCCTTTCCCCGGACTTCCTTTATTTTGGGGTTTTTGATCTTTTTCAATTCATCAAGAAAATATGTGCCCATTTTAGCTGCATTTTCAATCATGTTTTCTTCAATCAAAACCTGTAAGGCTTTCCTGGCAACAGCGCAGGCAAGGGGATTGCCTCCAAAGGTGCTTCCATGTTCTCCAGGGCGCAGAACCCCAAGTACTTCTGTATTGGAAAGAACAGCGGATACAGGGTAAAAGCCCCCTGAAAGAGCCTTGCCTACCAGGGTAAGATCAGCTTCAATTCCGTCATGTTCTTCTGCCAGGAGTTTTCCTGTTCTGCCCAGTCCTGTCTGAATCTCGTCTAAAATCAGGACAATATCGTTTTTTTTGCAGATTTCTTTAATTGTTTTTAAATAACCAGGACGGGGGATAATTACCCCGGCTTCCCCCTGGATTGGTTCCACGAGAAATCCAACTGTATTGGGGGTTACTGCCTTTTCAAAAGCTTCTGTATCATCAAAAGGAATGATCTTGAATCCAGGTGTAAAGGGGCCGAATCCTTCCCTTGAAGAATTATCCGTGCTGAATCCAACAATAGTAATGGTTCTGCCGTGAAAATTATTGCTGCATACAATAATTTCAGCCTGGTTTTCAGGTACGCCTTTTACCTTGTATCCCCATTTGCGTACAGCCTTGATAACGGTTTCCACAGCTTCTGCACCGCTGTTCATGGGCAGAACTTTGTGGGAATTTGTTATTTCGCACAATTCTTTATAAAACAGCCCAAGCTGGTCATTGCGAAAGGCTCTTGAGGTCAGGGTCAGTTTTTGTGCCTGCTCTATCATGGCTTTCATGATTTCAGGATGGCAGTGCCCCTGGTTTACGGCTGAATAGGCTGAAAGGCAGTCCATATACCGGTTGCCGCTGACATCCCAGACCCATATCCCTTCACCCCTGTTTAATACAACATCAAGGGGTTTATAATTATGCGCCCCGTATTTATCTTCTAAATTAATATAATTCTGTTGATCCATAAACCACCTCCTGTTGTTTTATAATGAAAATTTTTTCATCAGTTTTCTTGATTTTTCAGATAATTTTGCCAGATTTTTACTTACAGAAGAGATATGCTTTATTGAAGAAGATGTATGTTTTGCACCTTCTGCAATATCTTGTAAGGCTATAACTACCTGATTCATAGAGTTTTTCTGCTGGCTGGTTGCAAGGGAAATCTTTTTTGCCGCATCTGTGGTGGATTTTGCCCCTGAAAGTATGTGGTTAAGCAGCTCAGAGGTTTGGGAAAATGATTCAAACCCGTCCTGAATACCTATGGAGCTTTTTTCCGAAGCTTTTATCATAAGCTGGGATGCTTCCTTTATTTCCTTGATCTTGGTTCCGATTTCTCCTGTTGAAGCCATGACACTGTTTGCAAGTCTCCGGATTTCTGATGCTACTACCCCGAATCTTTTACCTTCTTTTCCAGCACTTGCAGCCTCAAGAGCAGCATTAAAAGCTATCAGCTTTGTCTGGTCTGCAATCCCGTTTATAATCCCCATAACCTTGGTAATCTCTTCAGCTTTTTTACCAAGAGCTAAAATTTCCCTGATATTATTCTGATTATCCTGGTTAATTCTATCCATTTTTTTTATAACATCTTCAATTGATTGTGTTCCTGCCTGGGCCGTATTAAGCGTATTGTCAGCAATTTCCACAACAGAGTTTGAGTTGCTGGCAATTTGAGCCGAGGATTCTGAAAGTCTTTCCATGGTTGAAGTAATTTCATAAACTGTTGAAGACTGCTGCGCTGTAACAGCAGCCTGTTCTGAAACAGAATTGGATATTTCTTCAGCAGAAGATGTTACCTGCTCTGCTGATTCAGATGACTCTGATATAATTATCCTGAAACTTTCTACCATATTATTAACTGCTTTTAGTAATTTTCCGATTTCATCATTGTTGTGTCCATGTATTTTGGTTTCAACAGTCAGATCAAAGGCTGCAAGTCTTTCTGTAATATCAGAAATCTTTTTCAGGGGCTTAAAGATAAAAATTTTTAATGACATAACCTGGCAGATAACAAGAATTACAAGTAAAATCATTGTTGTTGTAAGCTGAACCCTGCCTGCATCTTCAAAATAAGAACGGAGTTTATTATGAACCTGATGTGCGTCTGCCAGAATTTCTGTTCTGAGTTTCTGTAAATCATCTTTAAGGACTTTATCAGTGTAAAAAACCTGGACTGTTCCTAATTCGTTTTCATTTTTATATAAGGTTTTTGTTACAGAAAGCTTTGTATTTAATTTAAGATTGTCAGAAAAATCATCTTCAATATAAATTTCTGTATCTTTCCATGCAGCAGCCACAACCTGTTTTGTGTCAT from the Desulfonema limicola genome contains:
- a CDS encoding GNAT family N-acetyltransferase, which encodes MNIRLETKGDYTQVEELTREAFWNLYVPGCNEHYLCHILRKHNDFISELDYVVELDGKIVASIMYTHSYLINNDEERIPAVSFGPLCVHPNYQRKGIGTALIEKTKALAANMGVPAIIIYGDPHNYCKHGFKNGIDYQVSNMDGEYPLGLLVLELQSGFFGNKKWKIKQSDAFNLDQDKVKEFDKRFKEKEKKYQYSQELFKMNIRAYLKQDS
- a CDS encoding type II toxin-antitoxin system RelE/ParE family toxin — protein: MKYSFHPLAKIELNEAINYYEECQRGLGKEFVKEVYSTIQRIIQLPEAWSKLSLNTRRCLLKRFPYGVIYQIEENEEILIISVMQMNRKPDYWKSRIH
- the rocD gene encoding ornithine--oxo-acid transaminase, which codes for MDQQNYINLEDKYGAHNYKPLDVVLNRGEGIWVWDVSGNRYMDCLSAYSAVNQGHCHPEIMKAMIEQAQKLTLTSRAFRNDQLGLFYKELCEITNSHKVLPMNSGAEAVETVIKAVRKWGYKVKGVPENQAEIIVCSNNFHGRTITIVGFSTDNSSREGFGPFTPGFKIIPFDDTEAFEKAVTPNTVGFLVEPIQGEAGVIIPRPGYLKTIKEICKKNDIVLILDEIQTGLGRTGKLLAEEHDGIEADLTLVGKALSGGFYPVSAVLSNTEVLGVLRPGEHGSTFGGNPLACAVARKALQVLIEENMIENAAKMGTYFLDELKKIKNPKIKEVRGKGLMIGLEFYPDAGGARNYCLKLKEKGILCKETHDNIIRFAPPLIIKKQDIDWALEQIEPIVKQ
- a CDS encoding addiction module protein, with amino-acid sequence MITTDELLFTVESLPLELKIEVVEKLLNSLNPPHKKIDELWADEAERRVNELKTGKVKTIPGEEVFKEIQERLSR
- a CDS encoding cyclic 2,3-diphosphoglycerate synthase — protein: MIEKVIIMGAAGRDFHNFNVYFRNNPRYRVMGFTAAQIPDIEGRLYPPELCGKNYPEGIPIYAEEQLPGLIRDFQIDMAAFSYSDILHTDVMHKASIVMAGGADFILLGATYTMLRSIKPVVAVCAVRTGCGKSQTTRKICSIMKAWGKKVVAIRHPMPYGDLRDQIVQRFSSYEDFEKHKCTIEEREEYEPLVDQGIVVYAGIDYEKILRSAEKEADVIVWDGGNNDTPFYHPDVHIVIFDPHRPGHELLYYPGETNMIMADIAVINKVDSAEPSNVDIVRQNIKTHAPDADIVLAKSDVIVENSDKIKGKRVLIVEDGPTLTHGNMAYGAGTIAAKLYCAGEIVEPVKYAVGTIKKTYEKYPGVKSVLPAMGYSKTQVKDLEQTINNADCDLVLFATPIDLPKLLNIAKPTIRVKYEYKDHSKPSLETVLLKHMEKL
- a CDS encoding methyl-accepting chemotaxis protein; amino-acid sequence: MRNLTITIRITIITCGILSIFMLSGGFFFTKYQMNLVNSFIENNLEHIYQSVDKREKNDIESLKKNVIFNTETLGNACAGYLWQYIIDGLKETLRSYMNYPEIVAIKVTNDTKQVVAAAWKDTEIYIEDDFSDNLKLNTKLSVTKTLYKNENELGTVQVFYTDKVLKDDLQKLRTEILADAHQVHNKLRSYFEDAGRVQLTTTMILLVILVICQVMSLKIFIFKPLKKISDITERLAAFDLTVETKIHGHNNDEIGKLLKAVNNMVESFRIIISESSESAEQVTSSAEEISNSVSEQAAVTAQQSSTVYEITSTMERLSESSAQIASNSNSVVEIADNTLNTAQAGTQSIEDVIKKMDRINQDNQNNIREILALGKKAEEITKVMGIINGIADQTKLIAFNAALEAASAGKEGKRFGVVASEIRRLANSVMASTGEIGTKIKEIKEASQLMIKASEKSSIGIQDGFESFSQTSELLNHILSGAKSTTDAAKKISLATSQQKNSMNQVVIALQDIAEGAKHTSSSIKHISSVSKNLAKLSEKSRKLMKKFSL